In Passer domesticus isolate bPasDom1 chromosome 7, bPasDom1.hap1, whole genome shotgun sequence, one genomic interval encodes:
- the WDR44 gene encoding WD repeat-containing protein 44 isoform X2: MLKCRGLNSPMQEDISFERRRVKSPTKVGTHVVKDMDNKLHKAGNETFVRDMKQDDSKEIIDSIIEESQKAQQLEDDSLASRGNELTVPTSDANAWISGAGIISDIPEVLAAKIPLPEDTREPEDQSVCKDAELESGKLLVSSDQQESHKPTKVTNATDHKMDETEAQGETSKKEDITDKKEANTLEKVASDLSTKDLSTAEEMPPAKPPRQLTVEPDIVASTKKPVPARPPPPTNVPPPRPPPPARPAPPPRKKKSELDFEVQKPVLEVSRDSFTAGGLLTSSSVTEGVPKDSQPSLDLASATSGDKIVTAQENGKAADGQTTNEVLGPQRPRSNSGRELTDEEILASVMIKNLDTGEEIPLSLAEEKLPTGINPLTLHIMRRTKEYVSNDAAQSDDEDKMQTQQTDTDGGRLKQKTTQLKKFLGKSVKKAKHLAEEYGERAVNKVKSVRDEVFHTDQDDPSSSDDEGMPYTRPVKFKAAHGFKGPYDFEQIKVVQDLSGEHMGAVWTMKFSHCGRLLASAGQDNVVRIWVLKNAFDYFNNMRMKYNTEGRVSPSPSQESLNSSKSDTDAGICSGVDEDPDDKNAPFRQRPFCKYKGHTADLLDLSWSKNYFLLSSSMDKTVRLWHISRRECLCCFQHIDFVTAIAFHPRDDRYFLSGSLDGKLRLWNIPDKKVALWNEVDGQTKLITAANFCQNGKYAVIGTYDGRCIFYDTEHLKYHTQIHVRSTRGRNRVGRKITGIEPLPGENKILVTSNDSRIRLYDLRDLSLSMKYKGYVNSSSQIKASFSHDFTYIVSGSEDKYVYIWSTYHDLSKFTSVRRDRNDFWEGIKAHNAVVTSAIFAPNPGLMVSLETSEKQEAESKGEDCEISDTIPSGALKTDHTEVLLSADFTGAIKVFINKKKYVS; this comes from the exons GTCACCAACAAAAGTTGGAACCCATGTAGTAAAG GATATGGACAATAAACTGCACAAAGCTGGAAATGAAACATTTGTGCGAGATATGAAACAAGATGATTCAAAAGAG atTATTGACAGTATTATAGAAGAAAGCCAGAAGGCCCAACAACTAGAAGATGATTCTTTAGCTTCTAGAGGAAATGAATTGACTGTTCCAACTTCAGATGCAAATGCCTGGATTTCTGGAGCAGGTATCATTAGTGATATCCCAGAAGTACTAGCTGCTAAAATACCATTACCAGAAGACACTAGAGAACCAGAGGATCAGAGTGTGTGTAAGGACGCTGAACTGGAGTCTGGGAAGCTTTTGGTTAGTTCTGACCAACAGGAATCTCATAAACCAACAAAAGTAACAAATGCAACTGACCATAAAATGGATGAAACTGAAGCACAAGGAGAAACATCAAAAAAAGAGGACATAACAGACAAGAAAGAGGCAAATACTTTAGAAAAAGTGGCTTCAGATTTATCTACCAAAGACCTTTCTACAGCAGAAGAAATGCCCCCAGCAAAGCCCCCAAGGCAGCTGACTGTGGAGCCTGACATAGTTGCCAGCACAAAGAAACCTGTCCCAGCCCGGCCCCCGCCTCCCACAAATGTTCCTCCTCCGAGACCTCCCCCTCCTGCACGGCCAGCTCCACCTCCCCGGAAGAAGAAGAGTGAACTGGATTTTGAGGTGCAAAAACCTGTTTTAGAAG TTTCTCGAGACAGCTTCACAGCTGGTGGTCTTTTAACTTCAAGTTCAGTGACAGAAGGTGTGCCCAAAGATTCTCAGCCTTCCTTGGATTTGGCCAGTGCAACTAGTGGAGACAAAATCGTCACTGCCCAG gaaaatgggaaagcagcTGATGGCCAAACAACAAATGAAGTACTTGGACCACAAAGACCCAGGTCTAACTCTGGCAGAGAGCTCACAGATGAG GAAATTCTAGCCAGTGTAATGATAAAAAACCTTGATACAGGTGAAGAAATACCTCTGAGTTTGGCTGAAGAAAAGTTGCCAACAGGCATTAATCCCCTGACTTTGCATATCATGAGGAGAACTAAAGAATATGTCAG TAATGATGCAGCACAGTCTGATGATGAAGACAAAATGCAGACACAGCAAACTGACACTGATGGAGGGAGGTTAAAGCAGAAAAC GACTCAACTGAAGAAGTTCCTTGGCAAATCTGTGAAGAAAGCAAAGCACCTTGCTGAAGAATATGGCGAACGTGCTGTTAATAAGGTTAAGAGCGTTCGAGATGAAG TCTTTCACACAGATCAAGATGATCCCTCTTCCAGTGATGATGAAGGGATGCCCTATACAAGACCAGTTAAGTTCAAAGCAGCACATGGCTTCAAGGGACCTTATGATTTTGAACAAATTAAAGTTGTTCAGGATCTCAGTGGAGAGCATATG GGTGCTGTTTGGACAATGAAATTTTCTCACTGTGGTCGATTACTGGCATCTGCAGGGCAGGACAATGTAGTCAGGATATGGGTTTTGAAGAATGCCTTTGACTATTTCAATAACATGCGCATGAAGTACAACACAGAAG GCCGTGtctccccttctccctctcaGGAGAGCCTGAATTCTTCCAAGTCTGATACTGATGCAGGG ATTTGCAGTGGAGTTGATGAAGACCCAGATGATAAAAATGCCCCATTTCGTCAACGACCATTTTGCAAATACAAAGGCCACACAGCAGATCTTCTTGATCTTTCCTGGTCTAAA AATTacttcttgctttcttcttcTATGGATAAAACTGTCAGATTATGGCACATATCAAGAAGAGAATGTCTTTGCTGTTTTCAGCATATAGACTTTGTCACTGCGATAGCTTTCCATCCAAGG GATGACAGGTACTTCCTAAGTGGCTCATTGGATGGAAAACTCCGACTCTGGAACATTCCTGACAAAAAAGTGGCATTATGGAATGAAGTAGATGGGCAGACAAAATTGATCACAGCTGCCAACTTCTGTCAGAATGGCAAATACGCAGTCATAGGCACCTATGATGGAAGATGCATCTTTTATGACACAGAG CACTTGAAGTATCACACACAAATACACGTGCGTTCTACCAGAGGTCGGAATAGAGTTGGAAGAAAAATTACTGGCATTGAACCTTTACCAGGAGAAAATAAG ataCTAGTGACATCAAATGATTCCAGAATCAGGTTGTATGACCTAAGAGATCTGTCTTTATCTATGAAGTACAAAGGTTATGtcaacagcagcagccaaaTCAAAGCCAGCTTTAG CCATGATTTTACCTACATTGTAAGTGGTTCAGAAGATAAATATGTCTACATTTGGAGTACATACCATGACCTGAGCAAGTTTACATCTGTAAGAAGAGATCGAAATGACTTCTGGGAAGGCATTAAAG CGCACAATGCAGTCGTCACCTCTGCAATCTTTGCTCCAAATCCTGGTTTGATGGTGTCACTGGAAACTTCTGAAAAGCAAGAAGCTGAAAGTAAGGGAGAAGACTGTGAGATATCAGACACCATACCCTCTG GAGCTCTGAAGACAGATCACACAGAAGTGCTTTTATCAGCTGATTTTACTGGAGCAATTAAAGTCTTCattaacaaaaagaaatatgTATCTTAG
- the WDR44 gene encoding WD repeat-containing protein 44 isoform X1: protein MASDSDTEEFYDAPEDVHPAGSPAPSPTKVGTHVVKDMDNKLHKAGNETFVRDMKQDDSKEIIDSIIEESQKAQQLEDDSLASRGNELTVPTSDANAWISGAGIISDIPEVLAAKIPLPEDTREPEDQSVCKDAELESGKLLVSSDQQESHKPTKVTNATDHKMDETEAQGETSKKEDITDKKEANTLEKVASDLSTKDLSTAEEMPPAKPPRQLTVEPDIVASTKKPVPARPPPPTNVPPPRPPPPARPAPPPRKKKSELDFEVQKPVLEVSRDSFTAGGLLTSSSVTEGVPKDSQPSLDLASATSGDKIVTAQENGKAADGQTTNEVLGPQRPRSNSGRELTDEEILASVMIKNLDTGEEIPLSLAEEKLPTGINPLTLHIMRRTKEYVSNDAAQSDDEDKMQTQQTDTDGGRLKQKTTQLKKFLGKSVKKAKHLAEEYGERAVNKVKSVRDEVFHTDQDDPSSSDDEGMPYTRPVKFKAAHGFKGPYDFEQIKVVQDLSGEHMGAVWTMKFSHCGRLLASAGQDNVVRIWVLKNAFDYFNNMRMKYNTEGRVSPSPSQESLNSSKSDTDAGICSGVDEDPDDKNAPFRQRPFCKYKGHTADLLDLSWSKNYFLLSSSMDKTVRLWHISRRECLCCFQHIDFVTAIAFHPRDDRYFLSGSLDGKLRLWNIPDKKVALWNEVDGQTKLITAANFCQNGKYAVIGTYDGRCIFYDTEHLKYHTQIHVRSTRGRNRVGRKITGIEPLPGENKILVTSNDSRIRLYDLRDLSLSMKYKGYVNSSSQIKASFSHDFTYIVSGSEDKYVYIWSTYHDLSKFTSVRRDRNDFWEGIKAHNAVVTSAIFAPNPGLMVSLETSEKQEAESKGEDCEISDTIPSGALKTDHTEVLLSADFTGAIKVFINKKKYVS, encoded by the exons GTCACCAACAAAAGTTGGAACCCATGTAGTAAAG GATATGGACAATAAACTGCACAAAGCTGGAAATGAAACATTTGTGCGAGATATGAAACAAGATGATTCAAAAGAG atTATTGACAGTATTATAGAAGAAAGCCAGAAGGCCCAACAACTAGAAGATGATTCTTTAGCTTCTAGAGGAAATGAATTGACTGTTCCAACTTCAGATGCAAATGCCTGGATTTCTGGAGCAGGTATCATTAGTGATATCCCAGAAGTACTAGCTGCTAAAATACCATTACCAGAAGACACTAGAGAACCAGAGGATCAGAGTGTGTGTAAGGACGCTGAACTGGAGTCTGGGAAGCTTTTGGTTAGTTCTGACCAACAGGAATCTCATAAACCAACAAAAGTAACAAATGCAACTGACCATAAAATGGATGAAACTGAAGCACAAGGAGAAACATCAAAAAAAGAGGACATAACAGACAAGAAAGAGGCAAATACTTTAGAAAAAGTGGCTTCAGATTTATCTACCAAAGACCTTTCTACAGCAGAAGAAATGCCCCCAGCAAAGCCCCCAAGGCAGCTGACTGTGGAGCCTGACATAGTTGCCAGCACAAAGAAACCTGTCCCAGCCCGGCCCCCGCCTCCCACAAATGTTCCTCCTCCGAGACCTCCCCCTCCTGCACGGCCAGCTCCACCTCCCCGGAAGAAGAAGAGTGAACTGGATTTTGAGGTGCAAAAACCTGTTTTAGAAG TTTCTCGAGACAGCTTCACAGCTGGTGGTCTTTTAACTTCAAGTTCAGTGACAGAAGGTGTGCCCAAAGATTCTCAGCCTTCCTTGGATTTGGCCAGTGCAACTAGTGGAGACAAAATCGTCACTGCCCAG gaaaatgggaaagcagcTGATGGCCAAACAACAAATGAAGTACTTGGACCACAAAGACCCAGGTCTAACTCTGGCAGAGAGCTCACAGATGAG GAAATTCTAGCCAGTGTAATGATAAAAAACCTTGATACAGGTGAAGAAATACCTCTGAGTTTGGCTGAAGAAAAGTTGCCAACAGGCATTAATCCCCTGACTTTGCATATCATGAGGAGAACTAAAGAATATGTCAG TAATGATGCAGCACAGTCTGATGATGAAGACAAAATGCAGACACAGCAAACTGACACTGATGGAGGGAGGTTAAAGCAGAAAAC GACTCAACTGAAGAAGTTCCTTGGCAAATCTGTGAAGAAAGCAAAGCACCTTGCTGAAGAATATGGCGAACGTGCTGTTAATAAGGTTAAGAGCGTTCGAGATGAAG TCTTTCACACAGATCAAGATGATCCCTCTTCCAGTGATGATGAAGGGATGCCCTATACAAGACCAGTTAAGTTCAAAGCAGCACATGGCTTCAAGGGACCTTATGATTTTGAACAAATTAAAGTTGTTCAGGATCTCAGTGGAGAGCATATG GGTGCTGTTTGGACAATGAAATTTTCTCACTGTGGTCGATTACTGGCATCTGCAGGGCAGGACAATGTAGTCAGGATATGGGTTTTGAAGAATGCCTTTGACTATTTCAATAACATGCGCATGAAGTACAACACAGAAG GCCGTGtctccccttctccctctcaGGAGAGCCTGAATTCTTCCAAGTCTGATACTGATGCAGGG ATTTGCAGTGGAGTTGATGAAGACCCAGATGATAAAAATGCCCCATTTCGTCAACGACCATTTTGCAAATACAAAGGCCACACAGCAGATCTTCTTGATCTTTCCTGGTCTAAA AATTacttcttgctttcttcttcTATGGATAAAACTGTCAGATTATGGCACATATCAAGAAGAGAATGTCTTTGCTGTTTTCAGCATATAGACTTTGTCACTGCGATAGCTTTCCATCCAAGG GATGACAGGTACTTCCTAAGTGGCTCATTGGATGGAAAACTCCGACTCTGGAACATTCCTGACAAAAAAGTGGCATTATGGAATGAAGTAGATGGGCAGACAAAATTGATCACAGCTGCCAACTTCTGTCAGAATGGCAAATACGCAGTCATAGGCACCTATGATGGAAGATGCATCTTTTATGACACAGAG CACTTGAAGTATCACACACAAATACACGTGCGTTCTACCAGAGGTCGGAATAGAGTTGGAAGAAAAATTACTGGCATTGAACCTTTACCAGGAGAAAATAAG ataCTAGTGACATCAAATGATTCCAGAATCAGGTTGTATGACCTAAGAGATCTGTCTTTATCTATGAAGTACAAAGGTTATGtcaacagcagcagccaaaTCAAAGCCAGCTTTAG CCATGATTTTACCTACATTGTAAGTGGTTCAGAAGATAAATATGTCTACATTTGGAGTACATACCATGACCTGAGCAAGTTTACATCTGTAAGAAGAGATCGAAATGACTTCTGGGAAGGCATTAAAG CGCACAATGCAGTCGTCACCTCTGCAATCTTTGCTCCAAATCCTGGTTTGATGGTGTCACTGGAAACTTCTGAAAAGCAAGAAGCTGAAAGTAAGGGAGAAGACTGTGAGATATCAGACACCATACCCTCTG GAGCTCTGAAGACAGATCACACAGAAGTGCTTTTATCAGCTGATTTTACTGGAGCAATTAAAGTCTTCattaacaaaaagaaatatgTATCTTAG